CCAGCTGTACACCTTTGGCAGCGATTTGCTCCAAGTACGGCTTCGTGAAATGGAGGCCGGCTGTCGGAGCTGCTGCTGAGCCGCGCTCCTTCGCATAGACTGTCTGGTAACGCTCACTGTCCTCCAGTTGTGCGTGAATATACGGGGGCAAAGGCATCGAGCCTAATTGGTCGAGAATCTCATAAAAAATTCCCTCGTACAAAAAGCGCACGATTCGTCCACCCATCTCTGTCACGTCTTCACAAACACAACGCAATAGACCGTTTCCAAAAACCACTTCTGTCCCCTGCTTCATCCGCTTCCCGGGCTTCACCAGCGTCTCCCAGCGATCGTCACCAAGTGACTTCAACAAAAGGATTTCTATTTTTGCACCAGTCTCAGCCTTTTCTCCAATCAATCTGGCAGGTAAAACGCGGCTGTCATTCATGACGAGTACATCCCCTGCTTTGAGGTGATCGATTAAATTGGTAAATTGCTGATGAACGATATTACCTGTTTGTTTCTCTAGCATGAGCAATCTCGATGATGTTCGGTCTTCTAGCGGGTGCTGGGCAATCAAATGCTCCGGCAAATCAAAATCAAATTGTTGCACGTCCACGAAATCGTTACTCCTTTTTGCGGTAGATCTTGTGGCAAACGACTTACTTTTCGATTGTCACATCCTGGTAGTAGTGTTGCAAGATATCTTTGTAGTCATACCCTTCCTCTGCCATCGCACGAGCTCCGTATTGGGAAACACCAAGTCCGTGCCCAAAGCCAGTACCTCGGAAGATGAATTGCGAGCCATTGACCATTTCTACTTCAAACTTCGTGCTGCGCAGAGGGGAGCCACCTTGTTGAAAAACAGAACGGAAAGCATCGGGTGAAGAAACGACGATCGGCGTGCCGTTTGCTTCCATCGCGATCACACGTCCAGATGGACCACGTTCTGTCACTTTCAGGCTCGTTACGTTTCCTGAAATGCGTGGAGCTTTGTTCTTGTCATGCGCGGCATTGATCATGGCTGCAACCTCTGTAGCGGTAAACGGACCACGCGTCCACGAATACGCATTTTCTTCTTTTACTTCTGAGAGGATCGTTACTTCTGCGCCAGTAGGGAGTACGGACAACACACGATGAGTCGTTGTACTTGGGCCTGAGCGCAAATTGGTATTCTCGGTCGAAATGACCGCCATTCTTTTTCCTTCTGAATTGCTCTGGCCTGTTTCCGTTACCAGATCATTTCTTACATAGCCGAGCGTTCCATCTGCTACAGCCACGCGGTACCATACGCTCGCATTGTCCATTGGATATGTGTCTTTACTCTCGACAGATCGCAAATAAGGAACCGGATTGCCCCATACTTCTGTGCCGTCCGCCGTCATACCGCCTGCATTGGAGTAAAAGAGTGACTCCGCTGGCTTGCCTTGGTAGTAAATGATATCACCTTCTGTATCGTCGACGGCCTCACGTACATCATCAGACTCTTTTGTATAGCCATAATACGCCTGTTCGAAAACCGTGTCGGATACATTGGCAACTCCATACTTATTACCTTGCCACACAGCACGAGTTCTCGACAGAACTGCTTGTGTTTTCAATGCTTCCATCGGCCAGCCTGGAGCCATTTCAGAGCCAACGACTCCATACAGATACTCTTCCATTGGCAGCTCATTTACTAGCGTCAAGTGACCATTGTATTCCGATAGCTCCATCTCACCGCGATATGTGCGCTGCTCTCGTTCCACAACGCCAATCACCGATTCATCGCCTGCTTTATTCGCTTCGACAGTCAGCTTTACTTGAGGGGAGAATACATACTTCCAAATCACTTCATCCGGTGATCCGTATACATCCTGCTTCAATATAACATAAGATTGGCTGTCTGACTCCTGATAGGAGAAAGAAGGAAATGCGGCGTTTGCTCTTCGTTTCAATTCTTTCACAGCATCAGGACTAACCTCGTCACCGATCCATACCGCATATTTGACTTTATCCCCATCTGATAGCATCACGGGATAAGCAGGAATGCCTGCTACTTCAAATGACGCTTGCCATTCTTGTGCTTCCTTTAAGCTTTTGAATTTACCCGCTTCAAGTCGATGTGGACCTTTTACCAGCGGATTCTGCCCGATTGCCTGGGCAACTGTTTTTGCCTGATTGGCAGCAGCCTGATACGTGTCATACGTTCCACTTACAACCTGATAGACGGTCTGACCGTTGCGCTTTGCCACCTGGATTGAGCCCTCGTATTTGCGTTGGCTCATTTGCTGTGCAATCTGCTGTGCACGATTCCAGTCACCCGTTTCGGCAACGATCAGATGATATTCATCAACTCGGTAACGAGCTGCATCTCCCTTTAATTCGGGTAAATCTGTCTTGCCTTCGGGTCCATTGAGTACGACTTCCATTCCATTTTCAGCAGTTAGCGTCACGGAAGGAACTACTCCCCGATAGCCTTGTCCCATATCCACAAATAGCGCAACTCTGATATTGTCGCCGGCTGCCTGCGCTGGTACTTGTCCTCCTACGAGAACTACTGTTAGCAGGCCCACCGAAAGGACTTTCCCCATCCATTTCTTTCTCATGTCGTCCATTGTCCTTTCTCCACCTGATTTTCAACAAAAATTGGCATGTCTTCCCATGTTTTTCGACAATCGCAGGCTGATCTCCTGCCTTTTTCGTAAAATGAGACCAAACGCCCGCACGCAAAAAAACCACCGGAACGATGAGCTCCGATGGCCTTCACACTTGCCTATTTAAACAGCCGGAATAAATACATGCCAAGAGACAAGACGATGCTAATCACAATACAAGTCACAATCGGAAAGTAGAACTTTACGTTTTCCTTTTCTACCACGATATCTCCCGGCAAACGCCCCAGCGGCAAAAATCTGCCTCCTACCTGCCACAAAAGACCGATTACGATTAAAGCAGCACCACCAATAATCAGTAGCTTGGCTACAGGATTCACGATTTCATCTCCCGCCCAAAGTGTTGGTACGCACTCGGGGTGAGAACACGCCCCCGCGGCGTCCGCTGCATGAAGCCAATCTGCATGAGGTATGGTTCGCAAACATCTTCCACCGTTTGCGACTCTTCTCCGATTGTTGCTGCGATCGTATCCAGTCCAACCGGTCCGCCGTCAAAGCGATCAATAATCGCTAGCAATAGTTTATGGTCGATATGATCCAGACCGCAAGCATCCACTTGCAATCTTTCCAGCGCTTCTTTGGCAATCTCTGTCGTAATGACGCCTTCGCCTTTTACTTGAGCAAAATCGCGAACCCGCTTCAGCAAACGGTTTGCCACCCGGGGGGTTCCCCGTGAACGTCTGGCAATCTCCTCTGCTCCGCCCTCTCGAATGACGACCTGCAGGATGTCGGCTGCACGCGAAACGATAAAGGTCAGTTCCGGGACTGTATAAAACTCCAGGCGATTTACAACCCCAAAGCGATCGCGAAGCGGCGCAGACAGCATTCCAGCTCGCGTCGTGGCCCCGACCAATGTAAACGGCGGCAAATCCAAACGGACACTGCGAGCACTTGGCCCTTTACCGATAATGATATCCAGCGCAAAATCCTCCATAGCCGGATATAATACTTCCTCGACGCTTCGGTTGAGCCTGTGTATCTCGTCAATAAACAGGACGTCGCCTTCTTGCAAATTCGTCAAAATCGCTGCCAAATCACCCGGACGCTCAATTGCCGGACCAGACGTCGTGCGGATATTCACACCCAGTTCATTTGCGATGATTTGCGACAGGGTTGTCTTCCCCAGACCAGGTGGACCGTACAGAAGCACGTGATCC
This genomic stretch from Brevibacillus sp. DP1.3A harbors:
- the queA gene encoding tRNA preQ1(34) S-adenosylmethionine ribosyltransferase-isomerase QueA, which produces MDVQQFDFDLPEHLIAQHPLEDRTSSRLLMLEKQTGNIVHQQFTNLIDHLKAGDVLVMNDSRVLPARLIGEKAETGAKIEILLLKSLGDDRWETLVKPGKRMKQGTEVVFGNGLLRCVCEDVTEMGGRIVRFLYEGIFYEILDQLGSMPLPPYIHAQLEDSERYQTVYAKERGSAAAPTAGLHFTKPYLEQIAAKGVQLAYVTLHVGLGTFRPVSADSVEEHVMHAEYYEIPEETVELVNRAKAEGRRVIAVGTTSCRTLETVGRANGGKLVATSGWTDIFIYPGYTFSILDGLLTNFHLPKSTLVMLVSALAGKENVMRAYKTAVEEEYRFFSFGDAMFIL
- a CDS encoding SpoIID/LytB domain-containing protein, with the translated sequence MDDMRKKWMGKVLSVGLLTVVLVGGQVPAQAAGDNIRVALFVDMGQGYRGVVPSVTLTAENGMEVVLNGPEGKTDLPELKGDAARYRVDEYHLIVAETGDWNRAQQIAQQMSQRKYEGSIQVAKRNGQTVYQVVSGTYDTYQAAANQAKTVAQAIGQNPLVKGPHRLEAGKFKSLKEAQEWQASFEVAGIPAYPVMLSDGDKVKYAVWIGDEVSPDAVKELKRRANAAFPSFSYQESDSQSYVILKQDVYGSPDEVIWKYVFSPQVKLTVEANKAGDESVIGVVEREQRTYRGEMELSEYNGHLTLVNELPMEEYLYGVVGSEMAPGWPMEALKTQAVLSRTRAVWQGNKYGVANVSDTVFEQAYYGYTKESDDVREAVDDTEGDIIYYQGKPAESLFYSNAGGMTADGTEVWGNPVPYLRSVESKDTYPMDNASVWYRVAVADGTLGYVRNDLVTETGQSNSEGKRMAVISTENTNLRSGPSTTTHRVLSVLPTGAEVTILSEVKEENAYSWTRGPFTATEVAAMINAAHDKNKAPRISGNVTSLKVTERGPSGRVIAMEANGTPIVVSSPDAFRSVFQQGGSPLRSTKFEVEMVNGSQFIFRGTGFGHGLGVSQYGARAMAEEGYDYKDILQHYYQDVTIEK
- a CDS encoding DUF2905 domain-containing protein, which translates into the protein MNPVAKLLIIGGAALIVIGLLWQVGGRFLPLGRLPGDIVVEKENVKFYFPIVTCIVISIVLSLGMYLFRLFK
- the ruvB gene encoding Holliday junction branch migration DNA helicase RuvB, yielding MDSRIITTHMNWEEEAAELSLRPRYLNEYIGQQHVKENLKIFIEAAKMRKESLDHVLLYGPPGLGKTTLSQIIANELGVNIRTTSGPAIERPGDLAAILTNLQEGDVLFIDEIHRLNRSVEEVLYPAMEDFALDIIIGKGPSARSVRLDLPPFTLVGATTRAGMLSAPLRDRFGVVNRLEFYTVPELTFIVSRAADILQVVIREGGAEEIARRSRGTPRVANRLLKRVRDFAQVKGEGVITTEIAKEALERLQVDACGLDHIDHKLLLAIIDRFDGGPVGLDTIAATIGEESQTVEDVCEPYLMQIGFMQRTPRGRVLTPSAYQHFGREMKS